TTATCACATATGTGGGAACAGGCTTAGGACCAACCGCATATGAAAGCGAGATAAATGCCAGAAAAGCCTTAGAACTAGCTCTTAAAGAAAAAGAAAGCTGTATTTTCAAGATAGATGAAGCAAAGGTGGAAGGGCCACTATTGCTTGAAAGAGAACTTCATTATGATTTCATCATAGATCATGCAGAAATAGAAAAAATGGCAGAGTTAACGGAGTTAAACCCATTATATATAAAGAAAATTGAAGCTTTAAAGAAAAAACACTCTCAAGATACGTTTACCAGTGAAGAATTAGCGAAACATCTGAATGTAAGCATGAGAACCGCAAGTCGAATCATGAAGAAGATAATCGACAATGAGTGTGGTGAAGTAGTGGGAATCGAATCAACCAATATTGTAGGGAGACCTAAACAAATAGTGCGAATTGATTTTGGATTAAACTAGATAAACGAACCAGAAGACTTCTTAGAGTAAGGAGTCTTTTTTTGTAGGCTATGTTGCCTGTTATTTTATTGACAAAATGAAAAAGGATACTTATAATAAAGGCGTACGCTAATTAAAGACAACCAAAAGACGTGTCTTTATTAGGAATTTCATCAAGATGGGGGGCCTTAACTTTTGTGAATCAATCGTAATGAAATCAACATACATAAACAGGGAGGGCAAGGTGACATGAAAGAAAAAATAAATAGTAATTATGGTAAGTTGTTTTTCGTGGTAGCACTTATTGTTATGATGACGGAAATGATTGGCACTCTTCACGTAAAGATAGGGGTGGTGCAAATAGCTTTTTTTCCTATGTTATATGCGGTCGTCATTGGATTACTCATCACTCCTGATTTAATAGGAAAGAAAGTAAAAGCATTGAAGACGGCTATTGGAGACAAAGAAGTAACGATTGCTGGAGAAATAGTAGGAATATCACTGATTCTTCTAGGCATTCGATACGGAACCTTAGCAGGACCCAATATAGATCAAATCATCAGTGCTGGATGGGCCTTTGCGGCTCAGGAATTAGGACATATCGTCGCACCAATACTTGTGCTGCCAATCGCTGTTTTTCTGGGAATGAATAGGGAAGCCATAGGAGCTGCAACCAGTATCAGCAGGGAGCCTTCTCTAGGCGTTATATTAGAAAAATATGGTACTGGCTCCTTGGAAGGAAGTGGCGTTTTAGGCACATATTTAATAGGAACCGTGTTAGGAACCATATTCTTCGGAATATTAGGATCCGTGGCTGTGTATAGTGGTATACATCCTTATGCGTTGGGAATGGCCGCTGGAGTTGGCAGTGGAAGCATGACGACGGCAGCCGCTTCTTCTTTGGCAATGGCTGTTCCGGAAATGGCAGATACCATTTTAGCGTATGGTGCTACCAGTAATATGCTGTCAGGAATCACCGGAGTGAATTTTTTAATCTTTGTAACATTGCCTTTTTCAAATTGGTACTATAAAAAACTCATTGCCCTTCGGGACAGAAATTATAGCAAAGGAGTGTAATCATGGGAAATTTTAGTATTGAAAAGACAGGCTATCAATTCTTCACCATGCTTTTATTAGGGTTAATGATTTTAACAGGACAAAAAATAGGTTTGGGAACATCTATCTTTGTGGCATTTCCAGGCATGATGATGCTGATTGTGGCCGCTTTAAGTGCAATGATGATAAAAGATATATTCCCTAAATCCATTTTCCCTGCTTTTGGGTGGGCTACTATATTGGGCTTTGTGTTAAGTATGCCCTATAGCCCTACATCTGAAGTATTTCTAAGAAATGTTGAAAATATAAATTTTATGGCGTTAACCACTCCTATCTTAGCTTTTGCAGGGATTTCTGTAGGAAATAAGGTGAATGAACTGAAGAAGATGTCGTGGAAATTGGTAGTGGTGGCGTTAATCACCTTTACAGCGATTTACTTTACCTGTGCTTCTATTGCTCAATTTGTTTTACAATTACAAGGAAGAATTTAACAAAGGATAACCAGTGTTAATCAGCACTAAACAGTATTAAACAATGCCCAGAGGAGATTGTATAAGGAGAATAAATAGGGAGGAAAACAACATGGATCTTAATGGATTAAAAGCCAAAGTGATTAAAGCAATTGATGATCATAGAGAAGAAATCATAAACGCCGGAAAGAAAGTTTATGAAACTCCAGAGTTTGGATATAAGGAGTTTAAGTCAACAGAAACCACCGCCGCCTTTTTAGAAAGCTTGAATTTAGATGTAGAGAGGAATATTGCCGTTACGGGATGTAAAGCTACCATTAAAGGTGGAAAATCAGGTCCGACAGTAGCGATTTTAGGAGAATTAGATGCTATCTCCTGTGCCAATCATGAAGATGCCGTTGAAACTGGTGCCGTGCATGCTTGTGGGCATCATATACAAATCGCAGGAATGCTGGGAGCTGTTTTAGGTTTAGTAAAAAGCGGCGTATCCTCGGAGCTGGCAGGAACTATTTCTGTAATGGCTACACCGGCCGAGGAATTCGTAGAGTTGGAATATAGAAATCAACTGAGAGAAGAAGGCAAACTTACCTACTTTGGCGGGAAACAAGAGCTTGTTAAAAAGGGATATTTTGACGATGTGGATATAGCGATGATGTTTCATGCCTTAGATATGAAGGATAAAGACGTATTAGTAGGTCCTGTAAGTAACGGTTTTATTGGCAAAAAGGTGCAATTTATTGGAGAAGAATCTCATGCTGGATCTGCTCCGGAAGAGGGAATTAACGCATTAAATGCGGCTATGTTAGGGATCAATAATATTCACGCTCAAAGAGAAACCTTTAAGGATTTAGATAGAGTAAGGGTACATCCTATTATTACTAAGGGTGGAGATATAGTGAACTCTGTTCCAGCAGACGTGCAAATGGAGTCGTATGTGCGAGCAAGAACAATAGCTGGAATGCTAGATGCGAATACTAAAGTAGACAGAGCTTTAAAAGCAGGAGCCATGGCTGTTGGGGCAAAGGTAGAGATCACTAGCATTCCGGGATATCTTCCTATATTGAAGCATGAAAGCTTAGATGAAATCCTTAGAGAAAATTTATTTTCCTTAGGAATAAAAGAAACAAATATTATTGAAGGGGGAGATTTTACGGGTTCCTTCGATTTTGGGGATATCTCCCATTTAATGCCAAGCATTCATCCAATGTTTGGTGGAGTAGAAGGCAGCCTTCATACACGGGAATTTAAGACTACTGATGAAGAAGTAGCTTATATACTGCCGGCTAAGGCGATGGCCTTGACCATAATCGATTTACTGTACGATAATGCCTCTAATGCAAAAGAGATACTAGACAATTTCGAACCTGTAATGACAAAAAAAGAATATTTAAGCTTTATGGAAAGCGTAGATAAAGTAGAAAAGTTTGAAGGATAAGCCTTAACAGATAGCAGATAGCAGATAGAAGGCAGCAGGGTGGCAGGAAGTTTATTTAATTTCTAGACTCCCTGCTATTGCTTTGGCAAGAAACGACTAACCGGTTTCGGAAATAGGCAGTTGAAGCCGGATAAACATATTTCTTTTTTGATCCGCCAATGGGGACCATTCGTAGATTACCTCACAAATATAGTCACCAGAAATCTGGTAACCAAGAGTTGCTATTTTTTCTCGGAAGGTTTTTAATGTACACAGCTCTTTATCAAAAGCGTCACAATAGGTAACTGCATAATTTCCGGCAGGTAAGCTGTAATTGCTCATTGTCTTTAGTCTTTCGGGAATGATGATAAACATGAGGTCTGAATAAAAGATACCGTTAACAAAGTTCTCTTTATTTAATATAGAACCAATGCAACTAAACAAAAAAGGGTAGCGTTCTTCCTGCAAATGTTTTTTAAATAGACGCAAATGGTATTCATAGGACTCGATTTCCATCTGGTAAATATTTTGCTGTACGTTGAAGGTGTAGCAATAACGTTGAGGGAAGTTAACGATTTCAATACCGTGTCTCTCTTTGGAAGCTTGATATACGTGGTTGGCTTGTTTTAAATGATTAATTAGGTTCAAACGGTGTTCGATCGCTTTGGATTCAAGTTTTAGTTCTTCTTCCTTCTGAAGGATGGAATCTTCAAAAGTTGCATAACAATCTAATTGCAACAGTGTATGAATTTCAGTAAGCGTGTATTGCAAGGTTTTTAAGAACTGAATATGATCTAAGCGAACGGACTGTTCGATATGATAATAACGGTATCCTGTTAGTGGATCTTTGAATGCAGGCTCTAATAATCCTTTCATTTCATAATACCTTAAAGTCTGAATGGAGATACCGTTTAGTTGAGCCATGTCACCAATTTTTATATAAGTAGACATTTTCAAAAAACCTCCTTGACTCTATAGTTACTATAGATATTATACTATGATTGTTAAGAAAAACACAAAGAGGAAAGGAGCGAAAAAAATGCATAAAGAAAAGGTGAGAGTGGTACAATATGGATGCGGAAAAATGGCTGAAGTAATTGTAAAGTACTTGTACGATCATGGAGCGGAAGTGGTTGGGGCAAT
This region of Tindallia magadiensis genomic DNA includes:
- a CDS encoding DUF3100 domain-containing protein, yielding MKEKINSNYGKLFFVVALIVMMTEMIGTLHVKIGVVQIAFFPMLYAVVIGLLITPDLIGKKVKALKTAIGDKEVTIAGEIVGISLILLGIRYGTLAGPNIDQIISAGWAFAAQELGHIVAPILVLPIAVFLGMNREAIGAATSISREPSLGVILEKYGTGSLEGSGVLGTYLIGTVLGTIFFGILGSVAVYSGIHPYALGMAAGVGSGSMTTAAASSLAMAVPEMADTILAYGATSNMLSGITGVNFLIFVTLPFSNWYYKKLIALRDRNYSKGV
- a CDS encoding amidohydrolase, yielding MDLNGLKAKVIKAIDDHREEIINAGKKVYETPEFGYKEFKSTETTAAFLESLNLDVERNIAVTGCKATIKGGKSGPTVAILGELDAISCANHEDAVETGAVHACGHHIQIAGMLGAVLGLVKSGVSSELAGTISVMATPAEEFVELEYRNQLREEGKLTYFGGKQELVKKGYFDDVDIAMMFHALDMKDKDVLVGPVSNGFIGKKVQFIGEESHAGSAPEEGINALNAAMLGINNIHAQRETFKDLDRVRVHPIITKGGDIVNSVPADVQMESYVRARTIAGMLDANTKVDRALKAGAMAVGAKVEITSIPGYLPILKHESLDEILRENLFSLGIKETNIIEGGDFTGSFDFGDISHLMPSIHPMFGGVEGSLHTREFKTTDEEVAYILPAKAMALTIIDLLYDNASNAKEILDNFEPVMTKKEYLSFMESVDKVEKFEG
- a CDS encoding MerR family transcriptional regulator; translated protein: MSTYIKIGDMAQLNGISIQTLRYYEMKGLLEPAFKDPLTGYRYYHIEQSVRLDHIQFLKTLQYTLTEIHTLLQLDCYATFEDSILQKEEELKLESKAIEHRLNLINHLKQANHVYQASKERHGIEIVNFPQRYCYTFNVQQNIYQMEIESYEYHLRLFKKHLQEERYPFLFSCIGSILNKENFVNGIFYSDLMFIIIPERLKTMSNYSLPAGNYAVTYCDAFDKELCTLKTFREKIATLGYQISGDYICEVIYEWSPLADQKRNMFIRLQLPISETG